The Notolabrus celidotus isolate fNotCel1 chromosome 19, fNotCel1.pri, whole genome shotgun sequence DNA window TCTCCTACAGCAGGCAGACATCTGTAATAGATTATAATGATGTATGATAATTTTAATGAATTTCATCCGCAGTTCTGTCACTCATACATCACCTAACACTTCAAGTGTGTGCAAGTATCACTGCTCTCATTACAAAACACTGCAATACTCAAAGTGAAGAGATTTTTTTATGATTCTGCTCCACTTCAGAGACTTTGTGCCCCTGGAATATTCAAGCAATATATATTTAAGGCCTCTCATAATCCTACATCAGGTAACAATGACTGCATGGTATCTTAAAGTACTTTATGGTTCTAGTATCCTTACTGTAATACTAAAAAAATGGCAGATTTACATAGGACAGTATGTTATAAAGTCTTAGCATAATTACCAAGGCTTCTTTATAAAGTTGTAGACTTTCAGTCCTTTACACAGATACAAATGTccatttaatgttgtttttctctcattctcttGTGTCTCCAGATGTGGGTCACGTGCCCCTCAGAGGTCAACATCATAGGGTCTACCGGCGTATGGGGTGTTGGCTGACCGGGCTGCGGGGCTCTTGGCCCGGGGGAAGGACACATCATCATCCAAGGAGTCCCTGGCGTATGGCACGCTGCTGACGGCGCTCCTGGCCCGGTTCAGGCTCGGCACTTCAACTCGTCTCGGCGGTGGCTTCTGGCGTCCGAACCGGCCAGATGTGACGTCATCGACCCGTACCTCCCCTCGGTTCTTGCCTCCGCAGCAACGACAGATGCCGATGAACATAACGAACCCACCCAGGATTTCGAATATCCCGCCGATGTAACCCAGGATGATGCAGTAGCCCACGCGCACATCGGTAGTGTTGGGCGGAGGTGCGATCTCTTCGAGGATGTGAGTGTACCAGGCAATGGGGATGATAATCATGACGCCTGAAAGGAAGATCAGTATACCACCCAGGCCAGCCACGACCCAGTTGGGACGGTCTCTCCAGCAGCGGATTCCAGGGATCGCCACTGCCAGCCCGATCAGAGTCACGATGAGGGAGGCCACCATCAGACCCTGTGCCACCTCAATGATTTGGTTGCCAAAATACGCTGTGTCCTGCAGGTTGCACTCCTCTCTCGTGTTAGTTGATGTCGCCCTGCAGATGTCCCAAATACCTTGCTGGAGGAACTCATCAGCTGGCCTGCCAGAGAGGTTGTGGATTGTCCTCCAGTTCGGGGCCACTGTGGAAGTGAGGTTCAGGATCCATCCACAGGGAGCCATGACCAACCCGAAGATGAAGATGCCCGGGGTGCGGAGTGACGCCCGCATCCACTCCTGCGTTGATCGCGGCAtgattgctgctgctgttgttgttgttgttgtgtgtcgtgtgtgtgttcgtTCTCCTGAGATCAGTGTAGTAAATGAGAGAGCTGTACCAGAGTTTTGATAGCAACAGCTGCCCTTAAAAACAAGTCTGACTGAAACCTGGCAGAGGGCGGGGCCTCACCTGTCTGCCTCTAGTCCACAAATGGGACAGGTGTGGCGCTCCGTGCGCTTTAACTCCTTTTCCTGTCACTGATGGGAGTTTCGACGGAGCTTTGATCATGCAAAGGAACTAAAAGGAAATCAACAGTGTGCCATTGGCTTTTGGAAACTGTGATCAAGGACTTTTGCCCACAAATATTGATACAAAATAACTTTGTATTAAGCATATCAATAAATCCACAGTGACAGAGAGTGTGTCTTATAAGACATAAGCGACaaataaaattacaaaatacATCTATATGGTGAATATAGACCAAAATATCCATGATAGCCTATAGTCAAAGTTAGACTAGAAAGGAACACTTAAGGTGTTGGTGGAACTTACCAAAACACCACTTATAGATCATCAacagaagccccccccccccccccaaaaaaagtgaaataggTAAAGAGTAAGTACaataaaagataagataaaatgataataacaataattatatttgataaataataaattgaggagtgaattaaaatgttaggaaaaataattaaagcaaaaacaaaacaaaacaagaactctcacacacactcacgggGAAGGGGGGCACCAGTCAAAGTGTTTTAATACGTAGTATACCAAATCTGCTGGATGTTCTTCAGGCTAACTGCAGCCCAATAAGATCCATGAAAAAGTTAATAAAACAATCCCAAGTGCTGTCAAATTTCTGGAGGGCTCCATTTACACTGTATCGGATCTTTTACAATTGAAGATTAGACATAATATTGCGGATGAGATGAATGTGGGTCGATGGAGCTACAAAATACATCTTTAATTGTGTTTCCAACAATTGCCAAACGccatacacatttattttgctCTTTAGTTTTCAAACAGCCGAAGCAAGAATTCATTGCTAGCAATAAGTTTAGAATGAAGGTCTGTTAAGCAGTATGGTAAAGGAAAGGGATCAAAACTTTGTATCAATTCcattatttctaaaaaaaaaaaataatatatggcAGTAACCCACTCAGACTCTAAGGTGTCAGTTCTACTCTTTTTCTCACATTAAAACTTAGTCGAAAATTcctcagtaaaataaataaaatagaaatcaaCAGAATGTTATTTTTGCAACCTTAACTGATTTCATGTTTTGGTGGTTTGCATCCCAAATGTAAGTTTAAATGTATCTGCAGGTGATCACGTTTCATTGAGCAAATCGGAATCAGCTGGTGGcttaagtttaaaaaatgcCATCATGGGTGTGTGAGAATGGTTTTTGGTGAGAATGCAGTTCTGCAGGAATCTTCAGACAACCACTCAAATACCTTTCCACCACTTTGCCTTGTCATTCTCTCTTTGTCATGTGTGTATCCGTTTCTGTTGATCTCATTCATcttgctctttctctctttcttaacCCCCACACTCTTTCAGAAGTTTCCTCCTCAAATCACTCAATAAAGGGAACTGTTCAAAATGCTAACAGAGTCTCTCCAGAGAGTGAAGCTTGCGTTAATGAAACAGCTCTCATGCACAGATGCTCACACTGCTTTAACACAGCCACTTAGTTTATCAATTTGACATGAAGGTGATTATGTTCCTGATGAACTACAAAAACTTGCTAACATCTGATATGACACATAGAGAGTTCATTGTTTAAGTGTGAGTTATCCTTCCCAGAAGTGTGCCAGATGTGACAGGTTTAGTGGTTTAGAACATACAGAACATTTTCTGCAGTGTGGTTTGAATTTTTTCGTGTCAATTGTGTCAAATATGAAACGGGCTTGTCAGTGTCATTGACTGTTTAAATTTACACTACGTGGCATGTTCTGAAAGCTGTTGGgatacttttgtttttgttcagagATTTGTTTTTTCAGGCCAGGGCTGATCTTTCACACACAGAGTGCAGTTGCAGGAAGTATGAGAGCTATGTCAACCAACCAGATAGACAAAACTTTGCATACTGATGCCCTGACACCATCACTTACTCAGGTTGAGTTATTGTTCTCTGAGTCACAGTTGTAGTGTGATCAGCTGTCATGTTGTTACTTTACATCCgtcactttaaaacataaaagcgTTTTGTGATATGCAGTGCATTTCCATGTTGGTATGGATGCTACCACTCCCCAACACTTCTACTCCAGGTGTTACCTCTTCTGGAACTACAGCCTTCTCCTGTTGATAAAACAAAGGTGCTAAAACTGATCAATCAGTGGCCTAAGCCTCATCGTAATATAACATGTCTGCGATAGCTTATGGGCTCTATCATGGCCTTCCAGTGGCTTATCAGTTAAACCTTGTTGTCTTCAAGAACAGATGATGGTTTTTAAAGCACGTCTATCAGTTTGCACTTCAAGCAACGTTTGAACAACTCTTTAAAAGCAGCAATTTTACACTTTCCCCCTCTAAAGGTTCCCTGTTTTTACCTTATTTTAATGAAGTATGTGGGAAAAAGATGAATACTTCCACATGCTTGCTTGTGAATGTATTATCATTCTATTGTATATATTAGGAAGTATAGTCTTTGGTAGCACCTTTAATGGTTATAAGCTATACTAGATTATATCATGTTTGCCTAGTTATATCAAACTGAGCATTTTATAAGCAAAGCAGAATGTTTTTGAACTTTTCATGTAATGTCATAAAACTGATTAAGAAATCTGTGTCCTTGCTGGTTTCCATTCAACATTTTTCCAGGTATCACTTCCCGATGCCAAAATGATACTACATAACACTTATATAATCTTTTCTTAATTTGATACAGTGTGTCTTTTTGCTCATTACAAAACTTTATTACATAATTTAATAACAAGGTGCATTTGTTTGATGGAAGTGagtctttaaaataaatgacttggcTGTTACATGCATACCACTGAGCAATAAAATAGAttcctctctgttctctttcCTTTGTTCCTCATTATGTACAATGTGTGCAAATTGTTTACACCATACATGTAAtcatgtgaatttttttttacagaaagcaCAAAATACAAATGCATTGCAAAGGTGGTTAAAGAAAAAGGGTGGTAACCACAACAGAAGGGGGTGACACATTGTAATAACACAGATAGGGGAGAGTGGGGTGATTTGTGCCAGGGGGGAAGTAGTGCCAACCCTATTATCTAGAAAACCATGGAAGAAATTGGTCATGTGACCAGATATTTTTGATTAAGGCATTCATTTCACTCATCTTGCAAATAAGGGAGACATATGACTTGAGAGGTTAACACATTTAAGTTCAAAAAAAGATTTGTGGCCTTCCAAAGTAAAATTTCTAtgatcaagtttttttttattgctgtgtTTGAACAATTATTGacaagtttgaaaacagttcacACATGTTTTAGTGCTTTAGGAAGCTACACTATGAGTCTATACAGTTAGCATGATGCTAGCTCTAAACAGCTGGATGATGCGTTTTTTCAAAATTGTGGGCTTGGGGTGATGTGTGCCAAAGGGCCTGGGTTAAGTTGTGCCAGTGATACCACTGATTATGAGAGTTCAGATGCCtagagtgatgatgatgatgatagtgacAAGGATCTGTCTGCTGGCGACTTTGTCATTGTGAAGTTTGCAGGTGGAAACAAATCCTATAACTATGTTGGATTGGTGGAGAATGTTGAGGGTGACGAGAAGTTTCTAAAGCAAAGTTGTAAGAGGTCTGTGGATGGAAAGCCCAtcttcacatttaaagaaaatgatgaAGGAGACATCCCTAGAGGTGCTCAAGAAACTACCCACACATCAAAAGTGTGTTGGTACAGCCAGAAGGGAGCATAAGTTCATATTCCCCTGCAGCATTGACAAGTGGGATGTTAAGTAGGCCGAATCTGTGAAGAGAATTGCAGTCCATTAGGTGctcattttgaatttaattttgttcttgTTAAATATGTCTTGGTGAAGAAGATAGGATTTTGATTTGTAGCCTGGTTTTGAGAATTGCAGCTGATTTTGTTCTAAACATGCTCATGTGGTGCAATAGGCCTTGTTATAGTAAAGTGGGCTCACTGTGTATCTTACTTTTAAATAGCATTACCGTTTTTGAgattaaaataatttgttttactttaataaTCAATGGCACAATTTACCCCAGTGTATTCTCTCCAAAGGAACAATTTACCCCACACCCGGGCAAGCTGTGCCACAaaaccacttttttttccaacactATATTTCTCAAACTGTTTATTTAAGATCCAAAGTGATTCTTCTCAGGGATGCATCACATCCTAAACTATATGAACATAGTTGGAGACATCACTATCATCCTCTTGTAAAAACTGGCACAACTCACCCCACTCTCCCCTATGTCTAATGTGAAACAAAAAGTCCTGGGGTGCTCAGTCTTCTGAATTTCCTCTGCCTCAATCGCGAGGATACATCTAGAGTTCAGTTCGTATACTCCAATGTGAGAGGTTGTTAATTTAAGGAGCACGAAAAGGGGAGAGGTTCTTTTGGAGGAAAAACCTTGCCAAGCTGCTAGTTTCTTGCAGGATGTTTGCTACTACCTGGTGGCCACTTCATGTAACTTCAATAATACTCAATGAGAAAGCTTTCTGCCagcttttaagtgttttttaaatgttattcttGGCTTAGTTGCTCAGCAATTTTTGACAGAGTTGCTTTAATTTATTGTGAGGACATCTGTGACTTTAATAACAGCAGTTTTGTAAGACACTGGATTTTTTGTTCATACTTAGAAAAAAGCTGTTATTTTTATAACTGCACTAAGACAACCAAAAATAGAGAAATATGATAAGATTGTATTCTCTTCTTGAGAAATATATTGTCAGCActttgttatgttgttgtttgtatcaTATTCCTGTATGCATATTGAATAAATCATGTACAAAATGTCAATACTTACATTAGCCAAAGCGCACTTTCGGTTTGTAATGGTCTTCATTGTTAATACTAAATATTATATatgttcacattttaaaaataattagatCCTCataccataataataatacactttgtttatatagcacttttcttaacaaagttacaaagtgcttcacaacaaaaagcagagagaattaggggtggagaaatgccttcttctataaaaatgttttagtgaggatttagaagcagttaaggttgtggactgtctaattgtcagtggcagggagttccataGTCTTGTAGCTCAGATTGAAAAagcccggtcaccttttgttttaaggcgagatcttggcacaaccagcagagatgcatccacagacctgaggggccgcCGAGGCACAAAGGGGGTTAAAAGGTCtcttaaatagtttggggcctgtccatttaacattttaaaaataatcaataagatcttaaaatcgacacgataaaaaactggcagccaatgtaagctgaggacaggagtgatgtgttggtATTTTGCTGTGCCTGATAAAATCCAAGCGGCTGCATT harbors:
- the cldn23a gene encoding claudin-23 — its product is MPRSTQEWMRASLRTPGIFIFGLVMAPCGWILNLTSTVAPNWRTIHNLSGRPADEFLQQGIWDICRATSTNTREECNLQDTAYFGNQIIEVAQGLMVASLIVTLIGLAVAIPGIRCWRDRPNWVVAGLGGILIFLSGVMIIIPIAWYTHILEEIAPPPNTTDVRVGYCIILGYIGGIFEILGGFVMFIGICRCCGGKNRGEVRVDDVTSGRFGRQKPPPRRVEVPSLNRARSAVSSVPYARDSLDDDVSFPRAKSPAARSANTPYAGRPYDVDL